A genomic stretch from Leptodactylus fuscus isolate aLepFus1 chromosome 10, aLepFus1.hap2, whole genome shotgun sequence includes:
- the NCAPD2 gene encoding condensin complex subunit 1 has product MSVQFNIPLSFKDLLKSGGVGQYVVQEVLPVRQLATDLLAYQAALRTQGPRCVVQHFDSLYSIIYHFRSVDVVLKEDLLELLVKANSQHASELPSVLEDLSLATAERNLHLNTLKMNCFLLLHLVEAFEVDTYKAALGNVEPSGKGRKAKSKADGFLWENERENVLQTVTHLLQLDIRRLWSMSLIEEEFISMVTGCCYKMMENPSIGALKNKSLWEALSHLLGVAVKRSNDTLSVSVKVIQLLQHFEHLAPVLVHALTLWATEYGMKSLVGEILRKIGQKSCQDLSRESSAVKTLYTFITQLSEKIPAIMMPHISVLLDYLDSEPYLMRNAVLTVMGETTIRVLSGDNLDESEKNTRDSFLDTLQEHIHDVNTFVRSCVLQIYNRIVQEKALPLSRFQSVVTLVVGRLFDKSVKVCKNAIQVLASFLANNPFTCKLSSADLKSPLEKEREKLKELQDKQKVKPPVVVISAEEEWEAMLPEVQETLQVLEQEVHEEDDEDSEEVESPQQMCQRVLVLLKSTSYKNAIRLVKKGMALFPGDPLFSVEQENDPELTTTILEKIFTAKDKDSKSTAEEQVAEVAPEPSDEQISELSKQEMLVQYLTDAHHFAVKIEEAIDIISKMMYEAASSVVQEVIEFFVTVSQFGVPQAVIGVRRMLPLVWSKEPGVRDAVIGAYRQLYLCGGSESERVKAQNLIRHLSLLMVDSSAGIIQSLEEIVLEFVQKGEIRPSVTQLLWEKFTLKVSCPNVERRAAVVLLGMMSRGQPEIVLSNLETLVTVGLGQEAQKDYQLAREVCNCILKITEGQKSSLGKKSPPVHLPRDHCLFQNVAEAVVGGVTQQNLHWLTFKEAAVKLVFEIGEEPEEICADILHRCSQQVLQELNSHGEASTTPAFLLTHLVSLAGDVALQLVVHLECTVSAELRRRRILKEEQEAEKLGKNKEKKSKANESLEEEDLGLVGASADDAEAELIQKVCDKELLNGQQYLAAFFPFVLRICKNSGKYNDPALCTAAILALTKFMMISSDFCDSHLRLIFTLLEKSPLPGVRSNIMIALGDLSIRFPNLIEPWTPHLYARLRDESREVRRTSAIVMTHLILKDMVKVKGQVSEMAVLLIDSDQEIASLAKNFFTELSNKGNAVYNLLPDIISRLSDPDCGVEEESFHTIMRHLLSYITKDKQTESLIEKMCHRFRTARTERQWRDLAHCLALLPFSEKGLGKMQNCFDCYGDKLSDDAVYNSFITAIGKIRRGAKPELKTQIDEFEHKLSVCHNKGLENMDVPGEGIQTGDVPPSAVKKIPPGKRRPLKSINKASRANEDSEFQTPKSRAPRRNVKKVTVTFSSDEESDFEAELSDAETPKNPTPIRRTSTRSRAR; this is encoded by the exons ATGTCTGTCCAATTCAACATCCCTTTGTCCTTTAAGGACTTGCTGAAGAGCGGAGGAGTGGGCCAGTATGTGGTCCAGGAGGTGCTGCCCGTACGACAGCTGGCTACTGACCTTCTTG CTTACCAAGCTGCTCTCCGCACCCAGGGCCCCAGATGTGTGGTGCAGCACTTTGATTCCCTATACAGCATCATATA CCATTTCCGCTCTGTGGATGTTGTGCTGAAAGAAGATTTGCTTGAACTACTTGTCAAAG CCAATTCTCAGCATGCGAGTGAACTTCCTTCAGTCCTAGAAGACCTGTCTCTGGCTACAGCGGAGCGTAACCTCCACCTCAACACCCTGAAGATGAACTGCTTTCTCCTCCTGCATCTGGTGGAGGCTTTTGAAGTTGACACTTACAAAGCTGCTTTAGGCAACGTAGAGCCAAGTGGGAAG GGCAGGAAGGCCAAGTCCAAAGCAGATGGATTTTTGTGGGAGAATGAGAGGGAAAATGTTCTGCAAACCGTCACACATCTACTTCAGCTGGATATTCGGAGGCTTTGGAGCATGTCACTGATAGAAGAGGAGTTTATTAG TATGGTTACCGGCTGCTGCTATAAAATGATGGAAAATCCAAGTATTGGGGCCTTGAAGAACAAGTCCCTTTGGGAAGCCTTATCGCATCTGCTTGGTGTGGCCGTGAAACGCTCGAATGACACCCTGA GTGTCAGTGTGAAGGTTATTCAGCTTTTGCAGCACTTTGAACATCTGGCTCCAGTGCTGGTCCATGCATTGACTCTCTGGGCTACAGAATATGGAATGAAATCTCTGGTGGGCGAAATCCTGAG AAAAATTGGGCAGAAGTCTTGCCAGGATCTCTCCCGGGAAAGCTCTGCAGTGAAGACGTTATACACCTTTATAACACAGCTCTCAGAGAAGATTCCAGCAATCATGATGCCTCATATTAGTGTCCTTCTGGATTACCTGGATAGCGAG CCATACCTGATGAGGAACGCAGTGCTGACTGTAATGGGGGAGACGACTATTCGTGTACTTAGTGGAGACAACCTGGATGaatcagaaaaaaacacaagagacagCTTCCTGGACACTCTGCAAGAACACATACATGATGTCAACACTTTTGTGCGTTCTTGTGTCCTGCAGATTTACAATCGTATTGTGCAAGAAAAG GCTCTACCACTGTCTCGTTTCCAGTCAGTAGTCACACTGGTGGTCGGCCGTCTATTTGACAAATCTGTGAAGGTCTGCAAAAATGCCATCCAGGTTCTTGCCTCCTTTCTTGCAAACAATCCTTTCACTTGTAAG CTTAGCAGCGCTGACTTAAAAAGTCCTctggaaaaagagagagaaaaattgaAGGAACTTCAAGACAAGCAAAAAGTGAAGCCCCCAG TGGTGGTTATCTCTGCGGAGGAGGAATGGGAAGCCATGCTACCTGAGGTGCAAGAGACCCTGCAAGTCCTGGAGCAAGAGGTTCatgaggaggatgatgaggactCTGAAGAAGTGGAATCTCCCCAGCAGATGTGTCAGCGTGTCTTAGTCCTGTTAAAGAGCACCAGTTACAA AAATGCCATACGCTTGGTAAAGAAAGGAATGGCTCTCTTCCCAGGAGACCCTCTGTTCTCAGTGGAGCAGGAGAATGATCCGGAGTTGACGACAACCATTCTGGAGAAAATCTTTACTG caAAGGATAAAGATTCCAAGTCCACGGCGGAGGAACAAGTTGCAGAAGTTGCCCCTGAGCCATCAGATGAGCAGATCTCTGAGCTGAGCAAGCAGGAGATGTTGGTGCAGTACCTGACTGACGCTCACCATTTTGCAGTAAAGATAGAAGAGGCGATTGATATTATAAGCAAGATGATGTATGAGGCGGCTTCCTCCG TGGTGCAAGAAGTCATTGAGTTCTTTGTGACTGTTTCACAATTTGGAGTACCTCAGGCTGTCATTGGGGTGCGCCGCATGCTGCCTCTTGTATGGTCAAAGGAGCCCGGTGTTCGTGATGCCGTGATTGGTGCATATCGGCAACTCTATCTCTGTGGTGGCTCCGAGTCTGAGAG GGTGAAGGCTCAGAACCTGATCCGTCATCTGTCTTTGCTGATGGTGGACTCGTCTGCTGGAATTATCCAGTCTTTGGAGGAGATA GTTCTGGAGTTTGTTCAGAAAGGGGAGATTCGTCCGTCTGTAACTCAGCTGCTGTGGGAGAAGTTTACTCTGAAGGTGTCTTGTCCTAATGTGGAGCGCCGTGCTGCGGTCGTCTTACTGGGTATGATGTCTCG GGGGCAACCAGAAATCGTACTGAGTAACTTGGAGACTCTGGTGACCGTGGGATTGGGTCAGGAAGCGCAGAAGGATTACCAGCTGGCTCGAGAAGTCTGTAACTGCATCCTAAAAATCACAGAAGGCCAGAAG TCTTCTCTTGGGAAGAAATCTCCACCTGTTCACCTTCCCAGGGACCACTGTCTGTTCCAGAATGTGGCTGAAGCTGTGGTTGGAG GGGTCACACAGCAGAACCTGCACTGGCTAACCTTCAAGGAGGCTGCGGTTAAGTTAGTATTTGAGATAGGGGAAGAACCTGAGGAAATTTGTGCAGACATCTTACACAGATGCAGCCAACAGGTCCTGCAGGAACTGAATAGCCATGGGGAAG CCTCTACAACACCTGCGTTCCTCCTCACCCACCTGGTGTCTCTGGCTGGAGACGTTGCGCTGCAGCTGGTGGTGCACTTGGAGTGTACAGTCAGTGCAgagctgaggaggaggaggatcctGAAGGAGGAACAAGAGGCCGAAAAATTAGGAAAGAACAAGGAAAAGAAGAGTAAG GCCAATGAGAGCCTGGAGGAGGAAGACCTGGGCCTGGTTGGTGCTTCTGCTGATGATGCTGAAGCCGAACTCATACAGAAAGTTTGTGACAAAGAATTGCTTAATG GTCAGCAATACCTCGCTGCGTTTTTTCCTTTTGTTCTTCGGATTTGTAAAAATTCAGGGAAATACAATGACCCAGCCTTGTGCACTGCGGCCATACTAGCCCTTACAAAGTTTATGATGATCAG CTCAGACTTCTGCGACTCCCACCTACGTCTTATCTTCACACTTCTGGAGAAGTCTCCATTGCCTGGAGTTCGCTCAAACATCATGATTGCTTTAGGGGACCTCAGTATCAGATTTCCTAATCTCATTGAGCCCTGGACCCCGCACCTCTATGCCAG GCTGCGGGACGAGTCTCGAGAAGTCCGCAGGACCTCGGCCATTGTCATGACCCATCTGATCTTGAAGGACATGGTCAAGGTTAAAGGACAAGTCAGTGAGATGGCCGTCCTCCTCATCGACTCTGACCAAGAAATAGCCTCTCTGGCCAAGAACTTCTTCACTGAGCTGTCTAATAAG GGCAATGCCGTGTATAACCTCCTGCCTGACATTATCAGCCGCCTGTCAGACCCAGACTGTGGTGTAGAGGAAGAATCTTTCCATACAATCATGAG ACATCTGTTGTCTTACATCACTAAGGACAAGCAGACTGAGAGTCTAATAGAAAAAATGTGCCACCGATTCCGCACAGCCAG GACAGAGCGTCAGTGGAGGGATCTTGCCCACTGTCTCGCCCTCCTGCCCTTCTCCGAGAAAGGCCTTGGCAAAATGCAGAATTGCTTTGACTGCTATGGTGATAAATTGAGCGATGACGCGGTATATAACTCCTTCATAACAGCCATAGGAAAGATCCGCAGAGGGGCAAAACCTGAGCTCAAG ACTCAGATTGATGAATTTGAGCACAAGCTCAGCGTCTGTCACAACAAAGGCCTGGAGAATATGGACGTTCCCGGAGAGGGAATCCAGACTGGAGACGTGCCGCCTTCAGCTGTGAAGAAGATTCCACCTG GTAAGAGACGTCCTCTTAAGTCTATAAACAAGGCCTCGAGAGCAAACGAAGACAGTGAATTCCAGACACCGAAATCTCGTGCCCCCAGGCGAAATGTTAAGAAAGTGACTGTGACGTTCTCCAGTGATGAAGAGTCCG AttttgaagcagagctgagcgaTGCAGAAACTCCCAAAAATCCTACCCCCATCAGACGCACTTCTACTCGATCCCGCGCCCGGTGA